CGAGAATTCTCTCAGCTTCATTGTTTCTCGATTCTGCTTGCTAGATCTACTCCTTGAGATTGCTTCCTAGTTCgatttttgattgatttttctACTGTTTTCAAAGATTTGATTTGTGGATAAAAATAACGAAAGATGTCATCTTGATTGAATTCAAATCCACATGAATCCTCAAAATTTGAAGACTTTTTTGATGCTAAATTTGAAGAGCGTTTATCTTCTCGCTGTTAAATGTAAAATCTTGCGCTGATCTATTAACCAAGTCTTTTAATCTTATCTTCTTCTTGTGTGATTAATGAAGCTAATAACTACAAATGATGGTTGGAGGAGGAAGTGCGCAGAAGCTAACTACTAATGATGCACTTGCTTACCTCAAGGCTGTTAAGGATAAGTTTCAAGACAAACGCGAAAAGTACGATGAGTTTCTTGAGGTCATGAAAGATTTTAAAGCTCAgaggtatttatttattttggctcTCTTTACTTCAGTTTCTGTCTTGTGGGAAAGCTAAAAAACCTGAGcttgttttgagttttgtagAGTTGATACTAGTGGTGTTATCTTGAGGGTGAAAGAGCTGTTCAAAGGGAACCGAGAGCTGATCTTGGGTTTCAATACTTTCTTACCAAAGGGTTTCGAGATAACACTCTTACCCGAAGAAGATGACCAGCCTCCCCCTAAGAAACCTGTTGAGTTTGAAGAAGCTATTAGTTTCGTCAACAAGATTAAGGTTAGAGATTGCTCTTTGCTACTTTTTGCTTCTAAAGTTTAATATcaatctttctttcttctgcAGACAAGGTTTCAGGGAGATGACCGTGTGTACAAATCTTTTTTAGACATTCTGAACATGTATAGAAAGGAAAACAAGTCCATTACTGAGGTCTATCAGGAGGTATGTTTGTAGCTTTTCTACACGTTTTAATGTTTTAGTTGCACTTCTTGTCTTTAGTTTGATATGGTTATCTTTTGCAGGTGGCTATCCTTTTCCGGGACCATCACGATTTGCTTGTGGAGTTCACTCACTTTCTCCCTGATACTTCAGGAACCGCCTCTACTAATATTGATCCTGCAAAAATGTCTGTACGTGACCGAGGAAGCATTAAATCTCTTCCCACCATGCGTGACTCTGATAAggttcctctctctctctctctctctctgtgttcTTTTCTTCTCTTGAAGTGTTTTGTGTTCTACGCTTGATACTCAGAGCTGTCTCTTGTTTGCAGAAGGACCGGATCAATGACCTCAAAACGGAGCATATGGACATAGACCATGAAAGATCTTTGTTGAAAGAAAGCAAAGAAGACATTAGACGCATTGACAAAAAGAATGATTACATGGATGGCAGAGACATGAAAGGCGATGGTATAGATAGCCAGAAAGAGCAGTTCCTCCTCGGTAAAAAGAAGCTGACACTAAGAGATAATGACTCTCCTGGAATCTCGAATCAGGCTAGAGAAGGAGGAGACAAGTTTCGTGGAGACATTGCCACTTCTTCTACTTATGATGATAAAGGTTAGCATGGAAAAGCAGATCTCTCAGTTTCCTTTATTCTATACTTATGATCGACTTTTTGTGATGACAGGCCATGTCCAAGAACTTGCTTTTGTCGATAGAGTGAAGGCGAAACTCAAAACCTCTGAGTACCAAGAGTTCTTGAGATGTCTTAATCTATTTTCAAAGGAAATTATCAGCCAACCAGAGTTGCAGTCTTTGGTatgttttttatgtaaaattgaAGAAGATTATGGTACTTACCTGGCATTGACACGTGGACATATATATTCATTCATGTATCAGGTGGGAGATTTGATTGGAGTGTATCCAGACCTTATTGAGGCCTTCAGAGTCTTTTTGGTTCAGTGTGAAAAGAATGGTAACTAAAGCAAACTTGTGCCTTCTCTTCTTACATCCTCCATTTAGATGTTAATGATTTgaccttttttgtttttctttctgcAGATGGATTACTCTCTGGTATCGTGACTAAAAGTAAGTCTAGCTGTTTTGATTGAGTGAGTTGAAACTtgaaagaaattgaatttactCTAACCACTTGGTTACTGTTGACTACAGAGTCCTTGTGGAGTGATGGCAAAGTTCCTCAGCCTACTAAGTCACAGGACAAGGATACAGAGCGAGAACGTGAAAAGGCTGAAAGGTTTAGAGAAAGAGACCGTGAGAAGGAGAGGCTCGAGAAGGCTGCAGCGAGCCAGAAATGGGCAAAGCCTATCAATGAGCTAGATCTCTCCAACTGTGAACAGTGCACTCCTAGTTATCGGTTGCTTCCAAAGAACGTATGTAATTATAGGCTTCTCCTCTTAGTTTATGTTCTTGCTTCAATAGTTacttaatatttgttttcttgcaGTACCCAATCCCCATTGCAAGCCAGAAAATGGAGATTGGTAGCCAGGTGCTTAACGATCATTGGGTGTCTGTCACTTCGGGAAGTGAAGACTATTCATTTAAGCACATGCGCAAGAACCAGTACGAAGAGAGCCTCTTCAGATGTGAAGATGACAGGTTCAGTTGCAGAGCCTTGTGTTATTTGTTGAACATCTTCTTGGAATAGTTTGGTTTTGGTGAAAAAATGTGCTTATTTCAATGCTTTAGGTTTGAGCTAGACATGCTATTAGAGTCTGTGAACTCAGCTACCAATCGTGTGGAAGAGTTATTGGCAAAGATCAATAGcaatgaactgaaaacagacaCTCCCATCTGTATTGAGGATCACCTCACAGGTAAAGTTTGAACTCAGCAAAGCTGTGTTATCCTCACACTCTTCTCTTGACTGATGGatattgttttgttgttgtattgGTTAGCTCTAAACATAAGGTGCATAGAACGTTTATACGGTGACCACGGGCTGGACGTGTTGGATCTGTTAAAGAAGAATGCTTATCTTGCTTTACCTGTAATACTGACCCGTTTGAAGCAGAAGCAAGAAGAGTGGATAAGGTGTCGCTCTGATTTTAACAAAGTGTGGGCTGACATATACACCAAGAACTACCACAGATCACTTGATCATCGCAGTTTTTATTTCAAACAGCAAGACTCAAAGAATCTGAGCACAAAAGGtttgaaaaaaatactataCGAGCAATCTACCTACAAATGTGTATACAGTTTTCTCATGTACCACTTTCATTGCAGCGTTGCTGGCAGAGATAAAGGAGATCGCTGAAAAGAAGAGAGCAGAAGATGATGCACTTCTCGCTCTGGCGGCTGGAAACAGACGAACTGTTTGCTCCAACATGAGTTTTGATTATCCAGATCCTGATCTTCACGAGGATCTGTACCAGCTGATCAAGTATTCATGTGGAGAAATGTGTTCAACCGAACAGTTGGATAAGGTGATGAAGGTGTGGACAGAGTTTTTGGAACCAATGTTTGGTGTTCCTTCTCGCCCTCAAGGTGCTGAAGACCTAGAAGATGCTGTCAAGTCTACTACGAACCTGAGCGAGTGCAGTCCGCAAAATGTAGTTACTATGGCCAATAATGGCACTCGAAAAGCTAGTGATTTGGATAGAGATGTCACTGCTGGTAAAACTGCAGATGCCTTATTACGTGACAACGCTAAGAAAGATAAAATGCCGAAGAATCTAACCACACCTGACGAAAGACCTGAAACCAAACAAGCTGTTTCTATTGAACGTGTGCATAGCTCAACTACACCGCTTGTAGATGGATTGCTATCTCAAAGGAATGGTAAACACTTTAGACTTTGCTTGATAAGAATACACTTCAAATCTTTCTTGTTTGTGGATGGTGAATGGtatctttcctttttttgtaacttgaCCAGGGGTTAGCAATAGTAATCCTAAACCTACTGCGTTGGCCAGTGGAATGGAGATGGAGATGAAGCCGAATCATGTAAACGGGCCACGCGTGGAGGTATTTCCAAATGGGACAGTGGCGGAAACATCGACTAATCAAAGACCTAACGAAGTGTCTGCCAAAGTGGAAAGAGAGGAGGGTGAACTTTCCCCCACAGGAGAGTTTGAGGAAGATAACTTTGCAGAGAATGACTTGGAGCCTCTCAGCAATGGTAAAGATGGTAGCGGAGAGAATGATGGTAATGCGGTTGATGAAGGTGATGAAAGTGCACCAAGATCATCGGACGTCAGCGGAAACACATCTCAGAATGGTGATGTTTCCGGAACCGAGTCTGGTGATGGTGAAGGTTGTTACCCCGAAGATGATAACAAGGCAGAAAGTGAAGGTgaggctgaagaagaagaagaagaagaaggtatgTCTGATGCACATGATGATGCTAAAGGTGATAATAGGCCTGTGTTACCCATATCTGTGCGTAACCTGCTGCACGTGAAGCCTCTGGCGAAGTATGTTCCTCCGGCGTTATGCGATAAGGACAACAAAGATGTTACCAACTCCAGAGTCTTCTATGGGAATGACTCCTGTTACGTTCTTTTCAGGCTTCATCAGGTAAACATATCATTTCAAATCAATGGGGCTGGCTGGATGTGAGGCTAACGTTTTGTTTTTACTTGTAAACAGATTCTGTATGACAGAATACTATCAGCAAAGATCAATTCGTCTTGTCCAGAAAGGATGTGGAAGACCTCAAACTCAGCAAACCCTGCAGATTCCTACTCCAGGTGATTGTGTATGAAAGAATCTGATTGCATCTTTGCTACTGCTTACACATCTAGTTTCCTTGTTGGTACAGGTTCATGAACGCTCTCTACAACTTGCTTGACGGGACGTCTGATAATCCAAAGTTTGAAGATGACTGCCGAGCAATAATTGGGACACAGTCATATGTTCTCTTTACACTGGACAAGCTGATCTATAAGCTCATCAAGCATGTAGGTTTACCTTTTTTGGTGTATAGTTTCTCTTCTCTTGACCTGGGACTCAACTAAGCAATGTGATCTTTTTCAGCTCCAAGCAGTAGCAGCTGATGAGATGGACAACAAGCTACACCAGCTTTACTTATACGAGAAATCAAGAAAGCCTGAAAAATATCTTGACGCTGTTTATTATGACAATGCTCGTGTTCTCCTTCCTGATGAAGATATATACCGTATTGAATGTGTAAGAATCACTTTCCACAGTTTTGGACCAAGCTGGCTTATTATTATGAGAATGATCCAAGATGAAGATATATGCTTTTATTGCTGCAGGAACTGTCGACACCGACAAAACTATCTATCCAGCTTCTGAACTACGGACATGATAAGCCTGATGTGACTTCCATATCCATGGACCAAACTTTTGCAGCTTACCTC
This Brassica napus cultivar Da-Ae chromosome C6, Da-Ae, whole genome shotgun sequence DNA region includes the following protein-coding sequences:
- the LOC106347225 gene encoding paired amphipathic helix protein Sin3-like 4, which gives rise to MMVGGGSAQKLTTNDALAYLKAVKDKFQDKREKYDEFLEVMKDFKAQRVDTSGVILRVKELFKGNRELILGFNTFLPKGFEITLLPEEDDQPPPKKPVEFEEAISFVNKIKTRFQGDDRVYKSFLDILNMYRKENKSITEVYQEVAILFRDHHDLLVEFTHFLPDTSGTASTNIDPAKMSVRDRGSIKSLPTMRDSDKKDRINDLKTEHMDIDHERSLLKESKEDIRRIDKKNDYMDGRDMKGDGIDSQKEQFLLGKKKLTLRDNDSPGISNQAREGGDKFRGDIATSSTYDDKGHVQELAFVDRVKAKLKTSEYQEFLRCLNLFSKEIISQPELQSLVGDLIGVYPDLIEAFRVFLVQCEKNDGLLSGIVTKKSLWSDGKVPQPTKSQDKDTEREREKAERFRERDREKERLEKAAASQKWAKPINELDLSNCEQCTPSYRLLPKNYPIPIASQKMEIGSQVLNDHWVSVTSGSEDYSFKHMRKNQYEESLFRCEDDRFELDMLLESVNSATNRVEELLAKINSNELKTDTPICIEDHLTALNIRCIERLYGDHGLDVLDLLKKNAYLALPVILTRLKQKQEEWIRCRSDFNKVWADIYTKNYHRSLDHRSFYFKQQDSKNLSTKALLAEIKEIAEKKRAEDDALLALAAGNRRTVCSNMSFDYPDPDLHEDLYQLIKYSCGEMCSTEQLDKVMKVWTEFLEPMFGVPSRPQGAEDLEDAVKSTTNLSECSPQNVVTMANNGTRKASDLDRDVTAGKTADALLRDNAKKDKMPKNLTTPDERPETKQAVSIERVHSSTTPLVDGLLSQRNGVSNSNPKPTALASGMEMEMKPNHVNGPRVEVFPNGTVAETSTNQRPNEVSAKVEREEGELSPTGEFEEDNFAENDLEPLSNGKDGSGENDGNAVDEGDESAPRSSDVSGNTSQNGDVSGTESGDGEGCYPEDDNKAESEGEAEEEEEEEGMSDAHDDAKGDNRPVLPISVRNLLHVKPLAKYVPPALCDKDNKDVTNSRVFYGNDSCYVLFRLHQILYDRILSAKINSSCPERMWKTSNSANPADSYSRFMNALYNLLDGTSDNPKFEDDCRAIIGTQSYVLFTLDKLIYKLIKHLQAVAADEMDNKLHQLYLYEKSRKPEKYLDAVYYDNARVLLPDEDIYRIECELSTPTKLSIQLLNYGHDKPDVTSISMDQTFAAYLHNKFLSSGPNVKENPRIYLNRNKRKNGEDQVKISNGLECKITCSSSKVSYVFDTEDVLHRVKRKKVLNQSRQDPVVASGSSIRQRRIQSYQKLLTGQ